The stretch of DNA AAAAGAAAGAGAATCGAAAAAAAGGTCATGTGCGCTCCTTTTCATGAAAGAGTACTGGAGATTGAGCGGTTGTAAACCGGGAGTTGCGTTCAAGGCGGTATCCTGGTACTAGGCACACCTTTCCCTCGCTCCGGAGTTGGTTCCGGGGCAAACCCATGAGGAGGATCGATGCGTAACTACGAGACGATTGTTATTGCCAAGCCCGACGTTAACGAAGGGTACATTTCAACTCTTTCCAAAAAAATCGAGAAGGTGGTCACACGGAAACCGGGTGAACTGATTAAGAAAGACGACTGGGGCCTCAAACGGCTGGCGTATGAAATCGCCAAGACGCAAAAGGGGCGCTATCTCTACTGGAACTACTCCCAGATGCCCGAAGCGATTTCCGAAATCGAACGACACCTGAAGTTCGATGAAAATATCTTGCGCTTTTTGACCGTCATTTCCGAGGAAACTCAGACACCCAAAAAGGCGGAAAAGGACGAAGCCAAAGCCCGCAAAAAAGTGAAGAAGGCGGAGGAGGCCTAAGATGTTCAGAGAACGAAAAGAATCTTCGTCGCATTACGGCGACATGGGGGACGGAAAGGATTTTGGCGGCCGAGGAGGGGGCAAATCGTTTGGTCGGCGAAAAGGCTGCCGTTTCTGTAACGACGCCGAGATCAAACTCGATT from Bdellovibrionota bacterium encodes:
- the rpsF gene encoding 30S ribosomal protein S6, translating into MRNYETIVIAKPDVNEGYISTLSKKIEKVVTRKPGELIKKDDWGLKRLAYEIAKTQKGRYLYWNYSQMPEAISEIERHLKFDENILRFLTVISEETQTPKKAEKDEAKARKKVKKAEEA